The following coding sequences lie in one Xanthomonas hyacinthi genomic window:
- the gorA gene encoding glutathione-disulfide reductase translates to MSDAVYDYDLLVLGGGSGGLATAFRAAGLGARVAILEPNELGGTCVNVGCVPKKAMWLAADLVGRIDLARAIGFSIPSATLSWPELVVHRQGYIGNIHGSYRRRLDANGVVLIPQRGRLLDAHTVECGDGVRVSAAHVVIATGAHALRPPIEGAELGLVSDDFFTLREAPARVAIVGGGYIAVELAGLLQALGSRVDVFVQGARLLQRFDAELARQLGENLRHQGVRLHFGYRTSALRRGDDGLRLYDADAAPSEAFEQAFFAIGRRPNSRDIGLEALGVRLGEKREVLVDDYQNTDVPGLYAIGDVAGKIGLTPVAIAAGRKLMDRLFGDQPQARLDYDNVPSVVFSHPPLGQVGLGEEQARARYGEAVTVYRSNFRPMLHALAASPQRSLFKLVCVGEDERVVGFHLLGDGADEILQGFAVALKLGATKRQLEDTVAIHPTSAEEVVLMR, encoded by the coding sequence GTGAGCGATGCCGTCTACGACTACGACCTGCTGGTGCTCGGCGGCGGTTCCGGCGGCCTGGCCACCGCGTTCCGCGCCGCCGGCCTCGGCGCGCGCGTGGCGATCCTGGAGCCGAACGAGCTCGGCGGTACCTGCGTCAACGTCGGCTGCGTGCCGAAGAAGGCGATGTGGCTGGCCGCCGATCTGGTCGGGCGCATCGACCTGGCGCGGGCCATCGGCTTCTCGATTCCCAGCGCCACGCTGTCGTGGCCGGAACTGGTGGTCCATCGCCAGGGCTATATCGGCAACATCCATGGCAGCTATCGGCGGCGCCTGGACGCCAACGGCGTGGTGCTGATTCCGCAGCGCGGCCGCCTGCTGGATGCGCATACGGTCGAATGCGGCGACGGCGTCCGCGTCAGCGCCGCGCACGTGGTGATCGCCACCGGCGCGCATGCGCTGCGGCCGCCGATCGAGGGCGCCGAGCTGGGCCTGGTGTCGGACGATTTCTTCACCCTGCGCGAGGCGCCGGCGCGGGTGGCGATCGTCGGCGGCGGTTATATCGCGGTGGAGCTGGCCGGCCTGCTGCAGGCGCTGGGCAGCCGCGTCGACGTGTTCGTGCAGGGCGCGCGCCTGCTGCAGCGCTTCGATGCGGAACTGGCCCGGCAGCTCGGCGAGAACCTGCGCCACCAGGGCGTGCGCCTGCATTTCGGCTATCGCACCAGCGCCTTGCGCCGCGGCGACGACGGCCTGCGGCTGTACGACGCGGACGCGGCGCCGAGCGAAGCGTTCGAGCAGGCGTTCTTCGCGATCGGGCGCCGCCCCAACAGCCGCGACATCGGCCTGGAAGCCCTGGGTGTGCGGCTGGGCGAGAAGCGCGAAGTGCTGGTCGACGACTACCAGAACACCGACGTGCCCGGGCTGTACGCGATCGGCGACGTGGCCGGCAAGATCGGCCTGACCCCGGTGGCGATCGCCGCCGGGCGCAAGCTGATGGATCGCCTGTTCGGCGACCAGCCGCAGGCGCGGCTGGACTACGACAACGTGCCCAGCGTGGTGTTCTCGCATCCGCCGCTGGGCCAGGTCGGCCTGGGCGAGGAGCAGGCGCGGGCGCGCTACGGCGAGGCGGTGACGGTGTACCGCAGCAATTTCCGGCCGATGCTGCATGCGCTGGCCGCCTCGCCGCAGCGCAGCCTGTTCAAGCTGGTCTGCGTCGGCGAAGACGAACGGGTGGTCGGCTTCCACCTGCTCGGCGATGGCGCCGACGAGATCCTGCAGGGCTTCGCGGTAGCGCTGAAGCTGGGCGCGACCAAGCGCCAGCTGGAGGACACGGTGGCGATCCACCCGACCTCGGCCGAGGAAGTGGTACTGATGCGCTGA
- a CDS encoding NAD(P)/FAD-dependent oxidoreductase has protein sequence MHTPPQDDVLIVGAGAIGLATGLALLEAGRQVRILDAGAVGGATSHGNCGTITPSHAPPLAAPGVPWRALRWMLRPDAPLYIRPRLDPALWQWLLNFRARCNAHDWLASAQARAALLDDARTRLVGWIERYGLDCEFGADGLDYVFGDRRNFEHYAEECVALERLGIRTRVIDGADYLRQQPAFRDVVVGAVHFPGDAHLRPDRYTAELARALRERGGTIEEHCRVQALQPDADGVRVDTAHGPRRARELVLAAGPWSPALAATLGLRLPIQAGKGYSITYTRPTLAPTRPVVLKDPQVCVTTWGSGFRLGSTMEFSGHDTRLNEVRLAALQRAARRYLHEPEGPQLRERWYGWRPMTWDDLPVLGRSPRHPHVWLAAGHGMLGISMSSATGQLMADLICGQSPAIDPTPYRVERFQ, from the coding sequence GTGCACACTCCCCCGCAAGACGATGTGCTGATCGTCGGCGCCGGCGCGATCGGGCTGGCCACCGGCCTGGCGCTGCTGGAGGCCGGCCGCCAGGTGCGGATACTGGACGCAGGCGCGGTCGGCGGCGCCACCTCGCACGGCAACTGCGGCACCATCACCCCCAGCCACGCACCGCCGCTGGCCGCGCCCGGCGTGCCGTGGCGCGCATTGCGCTGGATGCTGCGCCCGGATGCGCCGCTGTACATCCGCCCGCGCCTGGATCCGGCGCTATGGCAGTGGCTGTTGAACTTTCGCGCGCGCTGCAATGCGCACGACTGGCTGGCCAGCGCACAGGCGCGCGCGGCGCTGCTCGACGATGCGCGCACGCGCCTGGTCGGCTGGATCGAACGCTATGGGCTGGACTGCGAATTCGGCGCGGACGGGCTGGACTACGTGTTCGGCGACCGGCGCAACTTCGAGCACTACGCAGAGGAATGCGTGGCGCTGGAACGGCTCGGCATCCGCACCCGGGTGATCGACGGCGCCGACTACCTGCGCCAGCAGCCGGCATTCCGCGACGTGGTGGTCGGCGCGGTGCATTTTCCCGGCGATGCGCACCTGCGCCCGGACCGCTACACCGCCGAACTGGCGCGCGCGCTGCGCGAGCGCGGAGGCACGATCGAGGAACACTGCCGGGTGCAGGCGCTGCAACCGGACGCCGATGGCGTGCGCGTGGACACCGCGCACGGCCCGCGGCGCGCACGCGAACTGGTGCTGGCGGCCGGGCCATGGTCGCCGGCACTGGCCGCGACGCTGGGACTGCGCCTGCCGATCCAGGCCGGCAAGGGCTATTCGATCACCTACACGCGGCCGACGCTGGCGCCGACGCGACCGGTGGTGCTGAAGGATCCGCAGGTCTGCGTCACCACCTGGGGCAGCGGCTTCCGCCTCGGCAGCACGATGGAATTCTCCGGCCACGACACACGCTTGAACGAAGTGCGCCTGGCCGCCTTGCAGCGCGCGGCGCGGCGGTACCTGCACGAGCCGGAAGGCCCGCAGCTGCGCGAGCGCTGGTACGGCTGGCGGCCGATGACCTGGGACGACCTGCCGGTGCTCGGGCGTTCGCCGCGGCATCCTCACGTCTGGCTGGCGGCCGGCCATGGCATGCTCGGCATCAGCATGAGCAGCGCGACAGGACAATTGATGGCTGACCTGATATGCGGGCAGTCGCCCGCGATCGACCCCACGCCCTACCGCGTGGAGCGTTTCCAGTGA
- a CDS encoding DUF418 domain-containing protein: MDNRRSFARCHALASSAPVLQPVAPAERIVALDVLRGFALLGILLMNIEAFVGPLDTATTGLDPLLRGADRIADAAVYLLVQGKFYTLFALLFGMGFAVMAQRAEAARRAFGGFFVRRSAVLLLIGALHALLLWSGDILVSYALLAFLLPAFREAPTRWLPWMALAVYLCSPLLSLLTGAIGSAAQADPHAAVQWRQDMAEQAQRAAAALAQQRRVFGHGSYLEATAQRLRELVDTLGLLVFNAPTIFGMFLLGAWCVRSGLALQPQRRPRLLAALRWGVLPLGLALMLLSFRLEPWMDPARLDLRLASAFALSTLANGMMALGYAAWLLRWVHALRWLAPAGRMALSNYLLQSLLCTTLFYGYGLGYFERLPRAWQIPFAFALFALQVALSQLWLRHFRFGPAEWLWRCASYLRWQPLRRRDASC, from the coding sequence ATGGATAATCGCCGGTCTTTCGCCCGGTGCCACGCCTTGGCTTCCTCCGCTCCCGTGCTGCAGCCCGTCGCGCCCGCAGAACGCATCGTCGCCCTGGACGTGCTGCGCGGTTTCGCGCTGCTCGGCATCCTGCTGATGAATATCGAGGCTTTCGTCGGTCCGCTGGATACGGCGACGACCGGGCTGGATCCGCTGTTGCGCGGTGCCGACCGCATTGCCGATGCGGCGGTCTACCTGCTGGTGCAGGGCAAGTTCTATACCTTGTTCGCGTTGCTGTTCGGCATGGGCTTTGCGGTGATGGCGCAGCGCGCCGAGGCGGCGCGGCGCGCGTTCGGCGGTTTCTTCGTGCGCCGCAGCGCGGTGCTGCTGCTGATCGGCGCGCTGCATGCGCTGTTGCTGTGGTCCGGCGACATCCTGGTCAGCTATGCGCTGCTGGCGTTCCTGCTGCCGGCCTTCCGCGAGGCGCCGACGCGCTGGCTGCCGTGGATGGCGCTGGCGGTCTACCTGTGCTCGCCGCTGCTGTCGCTGCTGACCGGCGCGATCGGCTCGGCGGCGCAGGCCGATCCGCACGCGGCCGTGCAGTGGCGGCAGGACATGGCGGAGCAGGCGCAACGCGCGGCGGCGGCGCTGGCGCAGCAGCGCCGGGTGTTCGGCCATGGCAGCTACCTCGAGGCCACCGCGCAGCGCCTGCGCGAGCTGGTCGATACGCTGGGCCTGCTGGTGTTCAATGCGCCGACCATCTTCGGCATGTTCCTGCTCGGCGCGTGGTGCGTGCGCAGCGGCCTGGCGCTGCAGCCGCAGCGGCGACCGCGGCTGCTGGCGGCGCTGCGCTGGGGCGTGCTGCCGCTGGGCCTGGCGCTGATGCTGCTGAGCTTCCGGCTGGAGCCGTGGATGGATCCGGCGCGCCTGGACCTGCGCCTGGCCAGCGCGTTCGCCTTGTCCACACTGGCCAACGGCATGATGGCGCTGGGCTACGCGGCCTGGCTGTTGCGCTGGGTGCACGCGCTGCGCTGGCTGGCGCCGGCCGGGCGCATGGCGCTGAGCAACTACCTGCTGCAGTCGCTGCTGTGTACCACGCTGTTCTACGGCTATGGCCTGGGCTATTTCGAACGCCTGCCGCGGGCCTGGCAGATCCCGTTCGCGTTCGCGCTGTTCGCGCTGCAGGTGGCGCTGTCGCAGCTGTGGCTGCGGCATTTCCGCTTCGGTCCGGCGGAATGGCTGTGGCGCTGCGCGAGCTACCTGCGCTGGCAGCCGCTGCGCCGTCGCGACGCATCCTGCTGA
- a CDS encoding FKBP-type peptidyl-prolyl cis-trans isomerase: MKIEKDRVVRFHYTVSEAGQAPIETSKDRDPLVILIGHGNIIPGLETAMLDQQAGASFGVDVVAKDAYGDYREGLTQRVPKKHFGATKLQPGSQVVLQTNFGPRAVTVQKVGMSVVDVDLNHPMAGKDLHFDVEILEVREARPEEIEHGHVHGEGGHQH, translated from the coding sequence ATGAAGATCGAAAAAGACCGCGTCGTCCGTTTCCACTACACCGTTTCCGAAGCCGGCCAGGCGCCGATCGAGACGTCCAAGGACCGCGATCCGCTGGTGATCCTGATCGGCCACGGCAACATCATCCCGGGCCTGGAGACCGCGATGCTGGACCAGCAAGCCGGCGCCAGCTTCGGCGTGGACGTGGTTGCCAAGGACGCCTACGGCGACTACCGCGAAGGCCTGACCCAGCGCGTGCCGAAGAAGCATTTCGGCGCGACCAAGCTGCAGCCGGGCAGCCAGGTGGTGCTGCAGACCAATTTCGGCCCACGCGCGGTGACCGTGCAGAAGGTCGGCATGAGCGTGGTCGATGTCGATCTGAACCACCCGATGGCGGGCAAGGACCTGCATTTCGACGTGGAGATCCTCGAGGTGCGCGAAGCCAGGCCGGAAGAAATCGAGCACGGCCACGTGCACGGCGAAGGTGGTCACCAGCATTGA
- a CDS encoding C40 family peptidase yields MTVLAACGRQEVRPSRPPVAVRSWPQVAPADPAAANAVLMRALGLVGTPYRYGGNTPESGFDCSGLVAYVYRDMLDLQLPRTSRELAAVQGPRIDPQRLSTGDLVFFGSGGAVSHVGIYVGEGRFVHAPSTGGTVRLDYLDGTYWRDHYTGAKRVLH; encoded by the coding sequence ATGACCGTGCTGGCCGCCTGCGGGCGCCAGGAAGTGCGCCCGTCGCGTCCACCGGTGGCGGTGCGCAGCTGGCCGCAGGTGGCGCCGGCCGATCCGGCCGCGGCCAACGCCGTGCTGATGCGCGCGCTGGGCCTGGTCGGCACGCCCTACCGCTATGGCGGCAACACCCCCGAATCCGGCTTCGACTGCAGCGGCCTGGTCGCCTACGTCTACCGCGACATGCTCGATCTGCAGCTGCCGCGCACCTCGCGCGAACTGGCCGCGGTGCAGGGCCCGCGGATCGATCCGCAGCGTCTGAGCACCGGCGATCTGGTGTTCTTCGGCAGCGGCGGCGCGGTCAGCCATGTCGGCATCTATGTCGGCGAAGGCCGCTTCGTGCACGCCCCCAGCACCGGCGGAACGGTCCGCCTGGACTATCTGGACGGGACTTATTGGCGCGACCACTACACCGGCGCCAAGCGGGTTTTGCACTGA
- a CDS encoding C40 family peptidase translates to MTTEAKTSPGKTTVPRRAAFRLICTASLCLSAVPALAQSAPADSVIPEAIATVAPAQVTAAGTTPSTTQPATAKPAAAQTPATARSKADAAATATLAALLPHLAANDTIPLMDRSAMFAGDISRLLANYDVSQAPLREGVVPGGDKVQSVLKRAMALLGTPYRWGGEDTEGFDCSGLVGYVFRTALGIELPRVSREMAHEANAELIKDRDALAPGDLVFFGRKGRVDHVGLYVGEGRFLHAPSRGKDVRVDTLTSGYWGEKFVQARRVAM, encoded by the coding sequence GTGACGACCGAAGCCAAGACCTCTCCAGGCAAGACCACCGTCCCCCGCCGGGCCGCCTTCCGCCTCATTTGCACCGCCTCGCTCTGCCTCTCGGCCGTTCCGGCCCTGGCCCAGTCGGCTCCGGCCGACAGCGTGATTCCCGAGGCGATCGCCACCGTCGCACCGGCCCAGGTGACCGCCGCCGGCACCACTCCCAGCACTACGCAGCCCGCGACCGCCAAGCCGGCCGCCGCACAGACGCCGGCCACGGCCCGCAGCAAGGCCGACGCCGCCGCCACCGCCACCCTGGCCGCGCTGCTGCCGCATCTGGCGGCCAACGACACCATCCCGCTGATGGACCGCTCGGCGATGTTCGCCGGCGACATCAGCCGCCTGCTGGCCAACTACGACGTGTCTCAGGCTCCGCTGCGCGAAGGCGTGGTCCCGGGCGGCGACAAGGTGCAATCGGTGCTCAAGCGCGCCATGGCGCTGCTCGGCACGCCCTACCGCTGGGGCGGCGAGGACACCGAAGGCTTCGATTGCAGCGGCCTGGTCGGCTACGTGTTCCGTACCGCGCTGGGCATCGAGCTGCCGCGCGTGTCGCGCGAGATGGCGCACGAGGCCAATGCCGAGCTGATCAAGGACCGCGACGCGCTGGCGCCGGGCGACCTGGTGTTCTTCGGCCGCAAGGGCCGCGTCGACCATGTCGGCCTGTACGTCGGCGAAGGCCGCTTCCTGCACGCGCCGAGCCGCGGCAAGGACGTGCGCGTGGATACGCTGACCAGCGGCTACTGGGGCGAGAAGTTCGTGCAGGCGCGGCGCGTGGCGATGTAA
- a CDS encoding acyl-CoA thioesterase yields MSGTQRELTFRFLAEPIDVNYGGKVHGGVVMKWIDQVGYAAAVGWSGRYSVTVAVGGIRFVSPIRISDMVTVTAKLVYTGSTSMHFAIDVRARDPMGGDSRLCTHCIIVFVALDKEEGKPTPVPSWQPDTPEDQRLSEYALKVMELSKGIEHTISHYQA; encoded by the coding sequence ATGAGCGGCACGCAACGTGAACTGACCTTCCGCTTCCTGGCCGAGCCGATCGACGTCAACTACGGCGGCAAGGTCCACGGCGGGGTGGTGATGAAGTGGATCGATCAGGTCGGCTATGCCGCGGCGGTGGGCTGGAGCGGGCGCTACAGCGTGACCGTGGCGGTCGGCGGGATCCGCTTCGTCTCGCCGATCCGGATCAGCGACATGGTCACGGTCACTGCCAAACTGGTCTATACCGGCAGCACCAGCATGCATTTCGCGATCGACGTGCGCGCGCGCGACCCGATGGGCGGCGACTCGCGGCTGTGCACCCATTGCATCATCGTATTCGTGGCCCTGGACAAGGAGGAAGGCAAGCCGACGCCGGTGCCGTCGTGGCAGCCGGACACCCCGGAGGACCAGCGCCTGTCCGAGTACGCACTGAAGGTGATGGAGCTGAGCAAGGGCATCGAGCACACCATCTCCCACTACCAGGCCTGA
- a CDS encoding dicarboxylate/amino acid:cation symporter, translated as MTLVSAWLRIPFWQRVVAGFVLGALAGWALGPAADTWFGPLGDLYVTLIKMIAVPLVFFAVINAISSLHGQQSVARLGGRTFLWFVLTAALAVGVGLGVGTLLQPGAGHFGLSVDSAWKPRDVPSPIQVLLDVVPSNPFYALTGIGTRTNTAGETVLAAGRGSILPVIFFAGLLGFAMVRLGERVAQARQLTAQMSDIMIQVTRFVLEMTPLGTFGLIASLVGSYGFEKLLPFGNFVLALYLACAIHILVVYSGLLLAHGLNPWKFFRGAAPGMQVAFVSSSSFAAMPAAMRSITHNLGVNKDYAAFAVPLGASIKMDGCGAIFPALCAVFIAQYTGVPLTGNQYFVVLIASVLGSFGTAGVPGTAVVMATVVLSAANLPLEVIGYLYAIDRILDMMRTMTNVTGQMLVPVLVAQETGLLDRSVYAAASSNLGLEDLPADGAGQAR; from the coding sequence ATGACATTGGTGAGCGCCTGGTTGCGCATTCCGTTCTGGCAGCGGGTGGTGGCCGGCTTCGTGCTCGGTGCGCTGGCCGGCTGGGCGCTCGGGCCGGCGGCGGACACCTGGTTCGGGCCGCTGGGCGACCTGTACGTGACCCTGATCAAGATGATCGCGGTGCCGCTGGTGTTCTTCGCGGTGATCAACGCGATCTCCTCGCTGCACGGCCAGCAATCGGTGGCCAGGCTGGGCGGGCGCACCTTCCTGTGGTTCGTGCTCACCGCCGCGCTGGCGGTCGGCGTCGGCCTGGGCGTGGGCACGCTGCTGCAGCCGGGCGCCGGCCACTTCGGGCTGAGCGTGGACAGCGCCTGGAAGCCGCGCGACGTGCCCAGCCCGATCCAGGTGCTGCTGGACGTGGTGCCATCCAATCCGTTCTACGCGCTGACCGGCATCGGCACCCGCACCAACACGGCCGGCGAGACGGTGCTGGCGGCCGGGCGTGGTTCGATCCTGCCGGTGATCTTCTTCGCAGGCCTGCTCGGCTTTGCGATGGTCAGGCTCGGCGAGCGCGTGGCGCAGGCGCGCCAGCTCACCGCGCAGATGAGCGACATCATGATCCAGGTCACCCGCTTCGTGCTGGAGATGACCCCGCTCGGCACCTTCGGCCTGATCGCCTCGCTGGTCGGCAGCTACGGCTTCGAGAAGCTGCTGCCGTTCGGCAACTTCGTGCTGGCGCTGTACCTGGCCTGCGCGATCCACATCCTGGTGGTGTACAGCGGCCTGCTGCTGGCGCACGGGCTGAACCCGTGGAAGTTCTTCCGCGGCGCCGCGCCGGGCATGCAGGTGGCGTTCGTCAGTTCCTCCAGCTTCGCTGCGATGCCGGCGGCGATGCGCTCGATCACCCACAACCTCGGCGTCAACAAGGACTACGCCGCGTTCGCGGTGCCGCTGGGCGCCAGCATCAAGATGGACGGGTGCGGTGCGATCTTCCCGGCGCTGTGCGCGGTGTTCATCGCCCAGTACACCGGCGTGCCGCTGACCGGCAACCAGTATTTCGTGGTGCTGATCGCCTCGGTGCTGGGCAGCTTCGGCACCGCCGGCGTGCCCGGCACCGCGGTGGTGATGGCCACGGTGGTGCTGAGCGCGGCCAACCTGCCGCTGGAAGTGATCGGTTACCTGTACGCGATCGACCGCATCCTGGACATGATGCGCACGATGACCAACGTCACCGGGCAGATGCTGGTGCCGGTGCTCGTGGCCCAGGAGACCGGCCTGCTCGACCGCAGCGTGTACGCGGCGGCGTCGAGCAACCTCGGTCTGGAAGATCTGCCGGCCGATGGTGCCGGCCAGGCGCGTTGA
- a CDS encoding alkaline phosphatase — protein MRYLVPAFAAASTLLLAACASAPRAPSSAAIAPIAVPAVAHPGGETPDWWYRSGAAKAANNGAMRGKAKNVILFLGDGMSLTTVAAARILDGQRKGASGEENQLSWEAFPATALSKTYNTDSQTPDSAGTMTAITTGVKTHMGAIGVAAGKREACADSLGKQLLTWLELADSAGLNTGIVTTTRLTHATPAATYAHTPERNWESDTDLPAKALAEGCRDIAQQMVSARFGRGPQVMLAGGRSQFTTVEQRDPEYDDKVGLRLDGRDLVGEWRQRHPQGAYVWNRGQLEAAQNAPALLGLFEPDHMQFDHDRDQGAAGDPSLAEMTRAAIRTLSRGKDGYVLMVEGGRIDHAHHAGNAYRALDETIALSQAVQAAAEATSAEDTLIIVTADHSHTLNFVGYPQRGNPILGKVRGTSGEDANTGELALDGNGQPYATLSYANGPGYTGASNQQPAGIKQFPHAPSSVEPVKGRPDLTHVDTEQPDFMQEALVPTKAETHGGDDVGIWARGPGSDALRGSLEENVIYHVIVQATPKLRGRLCQAGTCNGDGVPVQLPKPDAFVANAASAK, from the coding sequence ATGCGCTACCTCGTTCCCGCCTTCGCTGCCGCCTCCACCCTGCTGCTGGCGGCCTGCGCCAGCGCCCCGCGCGCGCCTTCCAGCGCCGCCATTGCGCCCATCGCCGTGCCCGCCGTGGCCCATCCCGGCGGCGAGACGCCCGACTGGTGGTACCGCAGCGGCGCGGCCAAGGCGGCCAACAACGGCGCGATGCGCGGCAAGGCCAAGAACGTGATCCTGTTCCTCGGCGACGGCATGAGCCTGACCACGGTCGCCGCCGCGCGCATCCTCGACGGCCAGCGCAAGGGCGCCTCCGGCGAGGAGAACCAGCTGTCGTGGGAAGCGTTCCCGGCCACCGCGCTGAGCAAGACCTACAACACCGACTCGCAGACGCCGGACTCGGCCGGCACCATGACCGCGATCACCACCGGCGTGAAGACCCACATGGGCGCGATCGGCGTGGCCGCCGGCAAGCGCGAGGCCTGCGCCGACAGCCTCGGCAAGCAGTTGCTGACCTGGCTGGAACTGGCCGACAGCGCCGGCCTCAACACCGGCATCGTCACCACCACCCGGCTGACCCACGCCACTCCCGCCGCGACCTACGCGCACACCCCCGAACGCAACTGGGAAAGCGACACCGACCTGCCCGCGAAGGCGCTGGCCGAAGGCTGCCGCGACATCGCCCAGCAGATGGTCAGCGCGCGCTTCGGCCGCGGCCCGCAGGTGATGCTGGCCGGCGGCCGCAGCCAGTTCACCACGGTCGAGCAGCGCGACCCGGAATACGACGACAAGGTCGGCCTGCGCCTGGACGGCCGCGACCTGGTCGGCGAATGGCGCCAGCGCCATCCGCAGGGCGCCTATGTCTGGAACCGCGGGCAGCTGGAAGCGGCGCAGAACGCCCCGGCGCTGCTCGGCCTGTTCGAGCCGGACCACATGCAGTTCGACCACGACCGCGACCAGGGCGCGGCCGGCGACCCGAGCCTGGCCGAGATGACCCGCGCCGCGATCCGCACCCTGTCGCGTGGCAAGGACGGCTACGTGCTGATGGTCGAGGGCGGCCGCATCGACCACGCCCACCACGCCGGCAACGCCTACCGCGCGCTGGACGAGACCATCGCCCTGTCGCAGGCGGTGCAGGCCGCGGCGGAGGCGACCTCGGCCGAGGACACGCTGATCATCGTCACCGCTGACCATTCGCACACGCTGAACTTCGTCGGCTACCCGCAGCGCGGCAACCCGATCCTGGGCAAGGTGCGCGGCACCAGCGGCGAAGACGCCAACACCGGCGAGCTGGCGCTGGACGGCAACGGCCAGCCGTACGCCACGCTCAGCTATGCCAACGGCCCCGGCTACACCGGCGCCAGCAACCAGCAGCCGGCCGGGATCAAGCAGTTCCCGCACGCGCCGAGCAGCGTCGAGCCGGTCAAGGGCCGCCCCGACCTGACCCATGTCGACACCGAGCAGCCGGACTTCATGCAGGAAGCGCTGGTGCCGACCAAGGCCGAGACCCATGGCGGCGACGACGTCGGCATCTGGGCACGCGGCCCCGGCAGCGATGCGTTGCGCGGCAGCCTGGAAGAGAACGTGATCTACCACGTGATCGTGCAGGCCACGCCGAAGCTGCGCGGGCGCCTGTGCCAGGCCGGCACCTGCAATGGCGACGGCGTGCCGGTGCAGTTGCCGAAGCCGGACGCGTTCGTGGCCAACGCCGCCAGCGCCAAGTGA
- the tilS gene encoding tRNA lysidine(34) synthetase TilS produces MSSRSDTAPPCPVRAALPDPAPAAVLVGLSGGLDSSVLLHALAQQPQYRRAGLRALHVHHGLHADADAWADHCAAFCAALAIPLQVRRVQVPRDGGHGLEAAARQARRTAFAQALAAGEWLALAQHRDDQAETFLLRALRASGADGLAAMQPLRDFAHGMLWRPLLALPRSDLHAYAQRHALRWIEDPSNADPGFDRNFLRLQLLPLLRQRWPHADAALARSAQLCGEAGALLDDGDQAALDALRGGDAATATLSLPRLRALPAPRRARVLRRWVAQAGLPPLPAAGLVAIERSLLHARGDASAQFAWHGATLRCWRDALYAERDPPPLPADWQAPWDGRAPLALPDGRRLRLRADAPLGFDAPLLVRLRQGGERILLPGRQHSQALKQVLQERAVPPWQRARLPLLFDAERLLAAGDQIVAAPLHAWLQARRARLALDTAATPSSPASH; encoded by the coding sequence ATGAGCAGCCGTTCCGATACCGCCCCGCCCTGCCCCGTGCGCGCCGCGCTGCCCGACCCGGCGCCGGCCGCGGTGCTGGTCGGCCTCAGCGGCGGGCTGGATTCCAGCGTGCTGCTGCATGCACTCGCGCAACAGCCGCAGTACCGTCGCGCCGGGCTGCGCGCGCTGCACGTGCACCACGGCCTGCATGCCGACGCCGATGCCTGGGCCGACCATTGCGCCGCATTCTGCGCGGCGCTGGCGATCCCGCTGCAGGTGCGGCGCGTGCAGGTGCCGCGCGACGGCGGCCACGGCCTGGAGGCGGCGGCGCGGCAGGCACGGCGCACGGCCTTCGCCCAGGCGCTGGCCGCCGGCGAGTGGCTGGCGCTGGCACAGCACCGCGACGACCAGGCCGAGACCTTCCTGCTGCGTGCGCTGCGCGCCTCCGGCGCAGACGGACTGGCGGCGATGCAGCCGTTGCGCGACTTCGCCCACGGCATGCTGTGGCGGCCGCTGCTGGCGCTGCCGCGCAGCGACCTGCATGCCTATGCGCAGCGGCACGCGCTGCGCTGGATCGAAGACCCGAGCAATGCCGACCCCGGCTTCGACCGCAATTTCCTGCGCCTGCAGCTGCTGCCGCTGCTGCGCCAGCGCTGGCCGCATGCCGATGCCGCGCTGGCGCGCAGCGCGCAGCTGTGCGGCGAGGCCGGCGCGCTGCTGGACGACGGCGACCAGGCCGCGCTCGATGCGCTGCGCGGCGGCGACGCTGCCACGGCGACGCTGTCGCTGCCGCGCCTGCGCGCGCTGCCGGCGCCGCGCCGCGCGCGCGTGCTGCGGCGCTGGGTCGCGCAAGCGGGGCTGCCGCCGCTGCCGGCGGCCGGCCTGGTGGCGATCGAGCGCTCCCTGCTGCACGCACGTGGCGACGCGTCCGCGCAGTTCGCCTGGCATGGCGCGACGCTGCGCTGCTGGCGCGACGCGCTGTACGCCGAGCGCGACCCGCCGCCGCTGCCCGCCGACTGGCAGGCGCCCTGGGACGGCCGCGCGCCGCTGGCGCTGCCCGACGGCCGCCGCCTGCGGCTGCGCGCCGACGCGCCACTGGGTTTCGACGCGCCGCTGCTGGTGCGGCTGCGCCAGGGCGGCGAACGCATCCTGCTGCCCGGACGCCAGCATTCGCAGGCACTCAAGCAGGTGCTGCAGGAGCGCGCCGTGCCACCCTGGCAGCGCGCGCGCCTGCCGCTGCTGTTCGACGCCGAGCGCTTGCTCGCCGCCGGCGACCAGATCGTCGCCGCGCCGCTGCACGCCTGGCTGCAGGCACGGCGCGCGCGGCTGGCGCTGGACACCGCCGCCACGCCATCGTCACCTGCCTCGCATTGA